The following coding sequences lie in one Tichowtungia aerotolerans genomic window:
- a CDS encoding hybrid sensor histidine kinase/response regulator, which produces MRKTFILFLPAALLILFGTVMLHRAERQNLQNERRMQAKTPVDIGEAFLNQQIKAVRGDLLYLANQCQSIDMDDPQALQELAPQWMAFADIKQIYNQVRFLDISGQEQIRINWTKDQQETVPKPALQNKSDRYYFQDTVKLKAGDIFTSPLDLNIEHGRIEIPVRPVIRFSTPAVDSNGATRGVVILNYCAEQLLTSFTQRTQNDQRHAWLLNQEGYWLKGPSPDSEWGFMLNQPDQTVARQYPDAWAQIEDKEAGQFITKSGLWTFKTVYPLLECSHHPENQRHSESEKYAINAAKYTWKVVSLVPRRYYVSSPREHIVLRIKVSLMLLLLAFGASYLLARSEMRERRLRIDLQDTVEELRDKNLQLDDARAAAENATRAKSAFLANMSHEIRTPMNAVIGMTDLLIETPLNTEQKEFAETIRVSGEALLTLINDILDFSKIEAGRMELEQQDFDFGRCVETTLDLMVPKAAEKNIEIVYDMAGNVPAIIQGDAGRLRQILLNLLSNAIKFTREGEIVVSVTALPRDNGYEIGISVRDTGIGIPSEKIDHIFETFTQADASTTRQYGGTGLGLSISRRLSELMGGRMWAESIPGKGSCFHFTLYTPLARQIKTIRPNQNSFNIDHCDVLIVDDNETNLKILSAQLTRWNLCPVAFNTPEKALESIQSGRTYSLMITDMQMPDMNGTELVREVRKLRPANELPIIMLTSTGLSRRDETLHISSCISKPVKPAQLHQDIERILQGYGSTPSSDRARTTAIPSSAESLKILVTEDNTLNQKVALRMLEKLNYQADLAHDGVEALEKVDQKEYDLILMDIQMPRMDGLTATQELHSRFKDKKRPLIIGMTAHASNEERERGLAAGMDDYLTKPIQLTKLKEMLTRTSAIIGNSKT; this is translated from the coding sequence ATGCGCAAAACTTTCATTTTATTTCTGCCGGCAGCGCTGCTGATTCTGTTTGGAACGGTCATGCTTCACCGCGCAGAAAGACAGAACCTGCAGAATGAGCGAAGAATGCAGGCAAAAACGCCGGTTGATATCGGCGAGGCTTTTCTTAACCAGCAGATCAAAGCCGTTCGGGGAGACCTGCTTTATCTGGCGAATCAATGCCAGTCCATCGACATGGACGATCCGCAGGCGCTTCAAGAACTTGCGCCTCAGTGGATGGCGTTTGCAGACATTAAGCAGATATATAACCAGGTGCGTTTTCTGGATATAAGCGGACAGGAACAGATCCGGATCAACTGGACAAAAGACCAGCAGGAAACCGTTCCGAAGCCTGCGCTCCAGAATAAAAGCGACCGCTACTATTTCCAGGACACAGTGAAGCTGAAAGCCGGAGACATTTTCACATCTCCCCTGGACCTGAACATTGAACACGGACGCATCGAAATTCCTGTCCGGCCGGTCATTCGTTTTTCTACACCAGCCGTTGACAGCAACGGAGCGACGCGCGGCGTGGTGATCCTGAATTACTGTGCAGAGCAACTGCTGACCAGTTTCACACAGCGAACCCAGAACGATCAGCGGCATGCATGGCTGCTGAACCAGGAAGGATACTGGCTGAAAGGACCATCCCCGGACTCGGAATGGGGATTCATGCTGAACCAGCCCGACCAAACGGTTGCCCGGCAATATCCTGATGCATGGGCACAGATCGAAGACAAAGAAGCAGGCCAGTTTATAACCAAAAGCGGACTCTGGACGTTTAAGACCGTCTACCCGCTTTTGGAGTGCAGCCATCACCCAGAAAACCAGCGGCATTCAGAGTCGGAAAAATATGCAATCAATGCCGCGAAATACACCTGGAAGGTTGTCTCCCTTGTTCCAAGGAGATACTACGTATCCAGCCCGCGCGAACATATTGTTTTGAGAATCAAAGTTTCTCTCATGCTCCTTCTGCTGGCTTTCGGTGCGAGTTATCTGCTGGCGCGGTCCGAAATGCGCGAACGACGCCTTCGGATTGATCTGCAGGATACCGTGGAAGAACTCCGAGACAAAAACCTTCAGCTGGACGACGCCCGGGCTGCGGCCGAAAACGCCACGCGGGCCAAAAGCGCCTTTCTGGCAAATATGAGCCATGAAATCCGCACCCCCATGAATGCCGTCATTGGAATGACCGACCTGCTGATAGAAACGCCGCTTAACACGGAACAGAAAGAATTCGCAGAGACCATCCGGGTCAGCGGCGAAGCACTGCTGACCCTGATTAATGATATTTTGGATTTTTCAAAAATTGAAGCGGGACGTATGGAGCTGGAACAGCAGGACTTTGATTTCGGCCGGTGTGTTGAAACCACGCTGGACCTGATGGTCCCCAAAGCTGCCGAAAAGAACATTGAGATCGTTTACGATATGGCTGGAAACGTTCCGGCAATTATCCAGGGCGACGCCGGCCGCCTGCGGCAGATTCTTCTGAACCTGCTGAGCAATGCAATTAAGTTCACCCGGGAGGGAGAAATTGTGGTCTCTGTTACCGCCCTGCCCAGAGATAACGGATATGAAATTGGAATCTCCGTGCGGGATACCGGAATCGGAATTCCATCGGAAAAGATCGATCACATTTTCGAAACATTCACTCAGGCGGATGCGTCCACAACCCGCCAATACGGCGGCACCGGACTCGGGCTTTCCATCAGCCGCCGGCTCAGCGAACTGATGGGCGGACGCATGTGGGCAGAAAGTATCCCCGGCAAAGGGTCCTGCTTCCATTTCACATTGTATACCCCGCTCGCCCGGCAGATTAAAACCATTCGGCCCAACCAGAATTCCTTTAACATCGATCATTGTGATGTGCTGATTGTAGATGATAACGAAACCAACCTGAAAATCCTCTCCGCTCAGCTGACTCGCTGGAATCTTTGTCCGGTGGCATTCAACACTCCCGAAAAAGCTCTGGAGTCCATTCAATCCGGCCGGACATATTCACTCATGATTACGGATATGCAAATGCCGGACATGAACGGGACAGAGCTTGTTCGCGAAGTACGAAAACTCCGCCCGGCTAACGAGCTGCCAATCATTATGCTGACCTCGACCGGACTGAGCAGGCGGGACGAGACACTCCATATCTCGAGCTGTATCAGCAAACCGGTCAAACCGGCGCAGCTGCACCAGGACATTGAGCGCATCCTGCAAGGATACGGGTCCACCCCGTCATCCGACAGAGCTCGGACAACAGCAATACCATCCAGCGCCGAATCGCTGAAAATTCTGGTTACAGAAGATAACACGCTCAACCAAAAAGTCGCCCTGCGCATGCTTGAAAAACTGAACTACCAGGCCGACCTCGCGCATGACGGCGTTGAAGCGCTCGAGAAGGTCGATCAGAAAGAGTATGACCTCATCCTGATGGACATCCAGATGCCCCGCATGGACGGCCTGACCGCCACCCAGGAACTGCACAGCCGCTTCAAAGACAAAAAACGCCCCCTGATCATCGGCATGACCGCCCATGCATCCAATGAGGAACGCGAACGCGGACTTGCCGCCGGCATGGACGACTATCTGACCAAACCGATTCAACTCACCAAACTGAAAGAAATGCTCACCCGAACATCCGCAATCATCGGGAACAGCAAAACATAG
- the galE gene encoding UDP-glucose 4-epimerase GalE, giving the protein MKVLVAGGAGYIGSVTTEMLCDAGHEVSVFDNLERGHRAAIDPRAQFIQGDLRRPETIEAALKESGAEAVIHFAAYIEVGESMRDPLPFFENNVSGSLNLMKAMVAAGCKKLIFSSTCATYGTPEKMPMDETLPQKPESVYGESKLLCEKIFQWAEQIHGVECVFLRYFNACGATEKYGEDHSPETHLIPLILQVPLGQREKIFIFGDDYDTPDGTCIRDYIHIRDLAQAHILALKPGISGAFNLGNGDGYSVKEVIDVAREVTGHPIPADLEPRRAGDCTRLISDSAKAREILGWKPEYADLRSIVESAWNWHQSHPAGYGDRSE; this is encoded by the coding sequence ATGAAGGTTCTGGTGGCCGGTGGTGCCGGTTATATTGGTTCTGTCACAACAGAGATGCTCTGCGATGCCGGACATGAGGTGTCGGTTTTTGACAATCTTGAGCGCGGGCACCGCGCTGCGATTGATCCTCGGGCACAGTTTATTCAGGGGGACCTGCGCAGGCCGGAAACCATCGAAGCGGCGCTCAAAGAATCCGGTGCCGAGGCAGTGATTCACTTTGCCGCATACATTGAAGTCGGCGAATCCATGCGTGACCCGCTTCCCTTTTTCGAAAACAACGTCAGTGGTTCGCTCAACCTGATGAAAGCCATGGTGGCGGCAGGCTGTAAAAAACTGATCTTTTCGTCCACCTGTGCCACTTACGGCACTCCGGAAAAAATGCCGATGGATGAAACCCTCCCGCAGAAGCCGGAAAGCGTCTACGGCGAATCCAAGCTGCTTTGCGAAAAGATTTTCCAGTGGGCGGAACAGATTCATGGAGTCGAATGCGTCTTCCTGCGCTATTTCAACGCCTGCGGAGCGACTGAAAAATACGGTGAAGATCACAGCCCGGAAACCCATCTGATACCGCTGATCCTTCAGGTGCCGCTCGGCCAACGCGAAAAAATCTTTATTTTCGGGGACGACTACGACACGCCCGACGGGACCTGCATCCGCGACTACATTCACATTCGTGACCTCGCACAGGCGCATATCCTGGCTCTCAAACCAGGTATCAGCGGCGCGTTTAATCTTGGCAACGGCGACGGGTATTCGGTGAAAGAGGTGATCGACGTCGCCCGTGAAGTAACCGGACATCCCATTCCGGCAGATCTTGAACCCCGCCGTGCCGGCGACTGCACCCGTCTGATTTCCGATTCTGCCAAAGCCAGGGAAATCCTCGGCTGGAAGCCGGAGTATGCTGACCTGCGCTCGATTGTGGAAAGTGCCTGGAACTGGCACCAGTCGCATCCCGCCGGTTACGGCGACAGATCGGAATAA
- a CDS encoding type II secretion system protein GspD produces the protein MKRIILIFCCIVSAAAFAQQRPEGTGQRRKLSAEQIAALKARKAEQDNGASSASMDAEAAAAADENQEKYDDIMGSFSELAMQFSREEESSLDLFVYECRHISAESFARAVEPFLSVNGEISDCEEADLVVISDEKKQIPQLKKIAESIDRPVRQVLVSASVVEFQVTDGFEKEISLQYNQFKNMGALDNSASGAAAVSDAMEDIGSRVLDAFFPTGVNPATLSGQSSAVYYDQEEQLMVSGFLTFLDSSGTAQILSAPSLVMRRGHTGNILSGEDIPITKSTQNSAGTNYSVDYKSVGIKLWVTPESIFNDRVVLEVKPEVSNIIRYEESAAGRNPVIAIRNASTMLEMNDGFMVSIGGLLREEQIESQKQVPILGSIPLVGTLFRSSSSEKIRSQLVIFLTVNIVDPADLSVDTIADEIPPKLQEQVDASRQAFPPQKRSVWGGIKKLFR, from the coding sequence ATGAAACGGATCATACTGATATTCTGTTGTATCGTGTCTGCTGCTGCATTTGCTCAGCAGCGACCCGAAGGCACTGGGCAGCGCCGTAAACTCTCGGCAGAGCAGATCGCCGCGCTGAAAGCCCGGAAGGCTGAACAGGACAATGGGGCATCGAGTGCGTCGATGGATGCTGAAGCGGCGGCTGCGGCGGATGAGAATCAGGAAAAATATGATGACATCATGGGCAGCTTTTCGGAGCTGGCCATGCAGTTCTCCAGGGAAGAGGAGAGTTCGCTCGATCTGTTTGTTTACGAATGCCGGCATATCAGTGCGGAATCGTTTGCCCGGGCAGTAGAGCCGTTTCTGTCTGTGAACGGCGAAATCTCGGACTGCGAGGAAGCCGATCTGGTGGTGATTTCCGATGAGAAAAAACAGATTCCGCAGCTGAAGAAAATTGCGGAGTCCATTGATCGTCCGGTGCGGCAGGTGCTGGTCAGCGCCAGTGTGGTTGAGTTTCAGGTAACCGATGGTTTTGAAAAGGAAATCAGCCTTCAGTACAACCAGTTTAAAAACATGGGAGCTCTGGATAATTCCGCATCAGGGGCTGCTGCAGTGTCTGATGCGATGGAAGATATCGGGAGCCGGGTTCTGGACGCTTTCTTTCCGACCGGTGTGAATCCGGCCACCCTGAGTGGGCAGTCATCCGCCGTCTATTACGATCAAGAAGAGCAGCTCATGGTTTCGGGCTTCCTGACGTTTCTGGACAGCAGCGGAACGGCGCAGATCTTGTCGGCACCGTCGCTGGTGATGCGTCGCGGCCATACCGGCAATATTCTTTCCGGTGAAGATATTCCGATTACAAAATCCACGCAGAACTCCGCCGGCACCAATTATTCTGTCGATTACAAGTCCGTCGGCATCAAGCTGTGGGTAACCCCGGAGTCTATTTTTAACGATCGCGTTGTGCTTGAGGTGAAACCGGAGGTTTCCAACATCATTCGTTACGAAGAATCTGCTGCCGGCCGCAACCCGGTGATTGCCATTCGTAATGCCAGCACGATGCTGGAAATGAACGACGGGTTCATGGTGTCGATCGGCGGCCTTTTGCGCGAAGAGCAGATTGAGAGTCAGAAGCAGGTTCCAATCCTCGGAAGCATTCCCCTGGTGGGAACGCTGTTCCGTTCATCATCCAGTGAAAAGATCCGGTCGCAGCTGGTCATTTTCCTGACGGTCAACATTGTGGACCCGGCCGATCTTTCGGTGGATACGATTGCCGATGAAATCCCGCCCAAGCTTCAGGAACAGGTGGATGCCTCGAGGCAGGCGTTCCCGCCGCAGAAGCGGTCCGTCTGGGGCGGAATCAAAAAACTTTTCCGGTGA
- a CDS encoding efflux RND transporter periplasmic adaptor subunit, with translation MMRGSVRPYMCCLFALSLLCGCGKKKDSDKQLDQVYEVTRGSFNIVISANGTLDAIKRYNIEAPPVSKKGLDIIEAVEDQTPLKKGDLIVAFSDENYLDELESQEIKIEEGEKNLMLVEQDYQMKTADSVSLIKKATDTRRDCVEDLEKYINEDAPLQKKNLQLAVEDARIRVEEEKENLASLKEDLLTASMGDEAARTKIEDQIETSKEKIEDLEAGEEKAIYNLRMFKQYTYPQKSRQLEQNLVKAEMDLQKQLVNATSQRIQLERKIDSQKQVLKTQRKQREDLLENIAMLKVTAPVDGVVSYGNPDPRRRNQQQKDITVGTSMRPSELIGTIPDLSRLVVNLDVPEAVRSKIDIGMRAEMRIKALPNVRLSGEVTKIADMASHLNFWDRTSPKIYPTVISLDEHNAALRPGMSVEVDMISEEVHDVVFVPVEALFAKEGSIYCRVHKSMRSEERNVKIGRSSSSFVEITEGLEPGEKVLLIREEL, from the coding sequence ATGATGCGAGGTTCTGTTCGTCCGTATATGTGCTGCCTGTTTGCGCTGAGTCTTCTTTGCGGCTGTGGAAAGAAGAAAGACAGCGATAAACAGCTCGATCAGGTTTATGAGGTAACCCGCGGCAGTTTTAATATTGTCATTTCCGCCAACGGAACGCTCGACGCCATCAAACGCTACAATATCGAAGCCCCGCCTGTTTCCAAAAAGGGGCTTGATATTATCGAGGCGGTCGAAGACCAGACGCCGCTGAAGAAAGGGGACCTCATCGTTGCGTTTTCCGACGAAAACTATCTCGATGAGCTGGAATCGCAGGAGATCAAAATCGAAGAGGGCGAGAAAAACCTGATGCTTGTGGAACAGGATTATCAGATGAAAACCGCCGATAGCGTCAGCCTGATTAAGAAAGCAACCGATACTCGTCGGGATTGCGTGGAGGATCTCGAAAAATATATTAATGAGGATGCGCCGCTTCAGAAAAAAAATCTGCAGCTGGCCGTCGAAGATGCGCGAATCAGGGTGGAGGAGGAAAAAGAAAACCTGGCGTCCCTGAAAGAGGACCTGCTGACGGCTTCGATGGGAGATGAGGCTGCCCGCACTAAAATCGAGGATCAGATTGAAACTTCAAAGGAAAAGATCGAGGACCTCGAGGCGGGCGAGGAAAAAGCGATCTATAACCTGCGGATGTTTAAGCAGTATACCTATCCCCAGAAATCCCGTCAGTTGGAGCAGAATCTGGTTAAAGCAGAAATGGACCTGCAGAAACAGCTTGTTAATGCCACGTCTCAGCGGATTCAGCTGGAACGAAAAATTGATTCGCAGAAACAGGTGCTTAAGACGCAGCGCAAACAGCGGGAGGATCTGCTTGAAAATATTGCGATGCTTAAGGTGACGGCTCCGGTGGATGGGGTGGTCAGTTATGGCAATCCGGATCCGCGCCGCCGCAACCAGCAGCAGAAAGATATTACCGTTGGCACATCCATGCGTCCGTCAGAGCTGATCGGAACGATTCCCGATCTGAGCCGCCTGGTGGTCAATCTTGATGTGCCGGAAGCGGTTCGCTCCAAGATTGATATCGGGATGCGCGCCGAGATGCGCATCAAAGCGCTGCCCAATGTCCGGTTGTCCGGCGAAGTCACCAAGATTGCGGATATGGCTTCTCACCTGAACTTCTGGGACCGCACCAGCCCGAAAATCTACCCCACGGTCATTTCCCTGGATGAGCACAACGCCGCATTGCGCCCCGGAATGAGCGTTGAGGTCGACATGATTTCTGAAGAAGTTCACGACGTGGTTTTTGTCCCGGTTGAAGCGCTTTTTGCCAAAGAGGGCAGCATTTACTGTCGGGTTCATAAATCCATGCGTTCGGAAGAACGGAACGTGAAAATCGGCAGGAGCTCCAGCAGCTTTGTGGAAATTACGGAAGGGCTGGAGCCCGGGGAGAAGGTTCTGCTGATCCGGGAGGAGCTGTAG
- a CDS encoding ABC transporter ATP-binding protein codes for MSLIELQGISRVYGSGPAAVHALRPASLQIEEGTFVAIYGASGSGKSTMLNMLGLLDEPTTGSYLLEGRNVANLSDVDRSSIRCRKIGIIFQSFNLFPHFSILENVCMPMRFAGMERHEMKERAAQLLDRVGLGSRLHHSPSQLSGGQCQRVAIARALANNPAVLLGDEPTGNLDEKTGDEIIGIFHELVAEGRTVVMVTHNAEYEKQVQRVIELHDGNVVRQ; via the coding sequence TTGAGCTTGATTGAACTGCAGGGAATCAGCCGGGTATACGGCAGCGGGCCTGCCGCGGTGCATGCGTTGCGCCCGGCTTCGCTTCAGATTGAGGAGGGCACTTTTGTTGCCATCTACGGCGCTTCCGGCTCCGGCAAATCCACCATGCTCAACATGCTCGGGCTGCTCGACGAACCGACGACCGGCTCCTACCTGCTTGAAGGCCGCAACGTGGCAAACCTGTCCGACGTTGATCGCTCCAGCATCCGCTGCCGGAAAATCGGGATCATCTTCCAGTCCTTCAACCTGTTTCCGCATTTTTCCATCCTCGAAAATGTCTGCATGCCGATGCGGTTCGCCGGCATGGAGCGGCACGAAATGAAAGAGCGCGCCGCTCAGCTGCTGGATCGCGTCGGCCTCGGTTCCCGGCTTCATCACAGCCCGTCCCAGCTCTCCGGCGGACAGTGCCAGCGTGTCGCCATTGCCCGGGCGCTGGCCAACAACCCGGCCGTTCTGCTGGGCGATGAGCCCACCGGAAACCTCGACGAAAAAACCGGCGATGAAATCATCGGGATCTTCCATGAGCTGGTTGCCGAAGGCCGTACGGTTGTCATGGTCACCCACAATGCAGAATATGAAAAACAGGTGCAGCGCGTCATTGAATTGCACGACGGGAATGTGGTGCGCCAATGA
- a CDS encoding ABC transporter permease has product MSLIYNIESTWLSLKHHAFRSLLAMLGVVLGVAAVVGMLAVSEGAKRESIERIQQQGVDNIIIHSEKPNANATGGENIFFYGITREDLTHFQTVFDNIKRVVPIVGLRQTVYVNGRPSDIALVGTTPDFITVSRSENADPRGRWLTDADREMASMVCSVGTEAARQMFGLEDPLGKPVSVYGATFQVVGLIENPLLSKVAGKYDINNMIFVDYETLLSIFNRDFMAVEADYVYVQVDDLDYLKNTADRIRTYLAESHELPDYTISVPYELLLAEQATQRVFTVVMGSIAAISLLVGGIGIMNIMLANIYERTKEIGTLRALGAPRRTILVQFLFEAVTLTGLGGVLGVGIGFLIALLIKHTADMPTIVTPASVIVALTVSVFTGIIFGTHPAWKAASLSPIEALRR; this is encoded by the coding sequence ATGAGCCTTATTTATAACATCGAATCCACCTGGCTGAGTTTGAAGCACCACGCCTTCCGCTCACTGCTCGCCATGCTCGGAGTGGTGCTCGGCGTGGCGGCTGTCGTCGGCATGCTGGCCGTCAGTGAAGGCGCGAAACGCGAATCCATCGAGCGCATTCAGCAGCAGGGCGTGGACAACATCATCATTCATTCCGAAAAACCCAACGCCAACGCAACCGGCGGGGAGAACATCTTTTTCTACGGCATTACCCGCGAGGACCTCACCCATTTCCAAACCGTGTTCGACAATATCAAACGGGTCGTGCCCATCGTCGGCCTTCGGCAGACCGTTTACGTCAACGGGCGTCCCAGCGATATCGCCCTCGTCGGAACCACCCCGGATTTTATCACCGTTTCCCGGTCAGAAAACGCGGATCCCCGCGGACGCTGGCTGACCGATGCCGACCGCGAAATGGCCTCAATGGTCTGCTCGGTCGGAACAGAAGCCGCCCGGCAGATGTTCGGGCTGGAAGATCCGCTGGGAAAACCGGTGTCGGTCTACGGCGCCACATTCCAGGTCGTCGGACTGATTGAAAACCCGCTGCTGTCCAAAGTCGCCGGAAAATATGACATCAACAACATGATCTTTGTCGACTACGAGACACTGCTGTCTATTTTCAATCGCGACTTCATGGCCGTCGAGGCCGACTATGTTTACGTGCAGGTTGACGACCTCGACTACCTGAAAAACACCGCCGACCGCATTCGGACCTATCTGGCCGAAAGCCATGAACTTCCCGACTACACCATCAGCGTTCCCTACGAACTGCTGCTTGCCGAACAGGCCACTCAGCGCGTGTTCACCGTCGTTATGGGCTCCATCGCCGCCATTTCCCTGCTCGTCGGCGGGATCGGCATCATGAACATCATGCTCGCCAACATCTACGAGCGCACCAAGGAAATCGGAACCCTGCGCGCGCTCGGCGCGCCGCGCCGCACCATTCTCGTGCAGTTCCTGTTCGAAGCCGTAACCCTCACCGGGCTCGGTGGCGTGCTCGGTGTCGGCATCGGCTTCCTGATTGCGCTGCTGATCAAGCACACCGCCGACATGCCCACCATTGTCACGCCCGCCAGTGTCATTGTTGCGCTTACTGTCTCCGTCTTCACCGGCATCATCTTCGGGACGCACCCGGCGTGGAAAGCTGCCAGCCTCAGTCCCATCGAAGCTCTGCGACGATAG
- a CDS encoding competence/damage-inducible protein A: protein MNSSIELISIGSELLSGRTLNTHAQTLGAALTEIGLTLSRDTTIPDEIDTIQSVVKEAFERTDIVVVSGGLGPTVDDITREALAALFKVSIVTSPSGLAEMTRRFDARGISMTPASARMALILEGAETLLNSVGAASGQRLDLPDLGKTLFIVPGPPKEFAAMLSDHLVPWLRAAFPDAAPLQLRVLTTQGIGESSIVTMLEAAGFQYSEISVGFYPGAGMVEIRLNAPTEKAAALDDAERMLRELLHDYLID from the coding sequence ATGAACTCATCCATCGAACTCATTTCCATCGGTTCCGAACTGCTCAGCGGCCGGACGCTCAACACCCATGCGCAGACACTGGGTGCCGCGCTCACTGAAATCGGCCTGACCCTGTCTCGCGACACGACCATTCCCGACGAGATCGACACCATTCAGTCGGTCGTCAAAGAAGCCTTTGAACGTACCGATATCGTCGTCGTCAGCGGTGGGCTTGGCCCCACCGTTGACGACATCACCCGCGAAGCACTGGCCGCGCTTTTTAAGGTCAGCATTGTAACCTCGCCGTCTGGACTGGCAGAAATGACCAGACGCTTCGATGCCCGGGGAATCAGCATGACGCCTGCCTCCGCGCGGATGGCGTTAATCCTCGAAGGAGCCGAAACGCTTCTCAATTCGGTCGGCGCGGCCTCGGGGCAGCGGCTCGACCTTCCGGACCTTGGAAAAACCCTCTTCATTGTTCCCGGTCCGCCGAAGGAATTTGCCGCGATGCTCAGCGACCATCTCGTGCCGTGGCTGCGGGCCGCCTTCCCGGACGCCGCACCGCTTCAGCTGCGCGTGCTGACTACGCAGGGTATCGGCGAATCCAGCATCGTCACGATGCTCGAGGCCGCCGGGTTCCAGTATTCGGAAATCTCCGTCGGATTTTATCCCGGCGCTGGAATGGTGGAAATCCGCCTGAATGCGCCCACAGAAAAAGCCGCTGCGCTTGACGACGCAGAACGCATGTTGCGGGAGCTGCTGCATGACTACCTCATCGACTGA
- the thpR gene encoding RNA 2',3'-cyclic phosphodiesterase has translation MTTSSTETIRAFIAARPNAAVQAELVRVQRELRKTLSSSSLRIKWTDPETFHITLLFLGDIPAADADSVFQALELTASRHRCFSSCLREVGVFKKSGAVWAGIAVPPELIEFRKALASALDFEPGRFHAHFTLGRIKAGRPDQDFFHSTSGREAGAKRRQRNEVKWQTLENFVVEPVPFDISSIELIRSELLPDGARHTVLGSAMLR, from the coding sequence ATGACTACCTCATCGACTGAAACCATCCGCGCCTTCATTGCTGCGCGTCCGAACGCCGCGGTGCAGGCCGAGCTGGTTCGCGTTCAGCGCGAGCTCAGAAAAACGCTGTCGTCCTCCAGCCTTCGGATCAAATGGACGGATCCGGAAACTTTTCATATCACACTGCTGTTCCTCGGCGATATTCCGGCCGCGGATGCCGATTCGGTTTTTCAAGCCCTGGAACTGACAGCGTCCAGGCACAGATGTTTTTCAAGTTGTCTGCGAGAGGTCGGTGTCTTTAAAAAGTCCGGTGCTGTCTGGGCAGGAATCGCCGTGCCGCCGGAACTGATCGAATTCCGGAAAGCGCTGGCTTCGGCACTTGATTTTGAACCGGGCCGCTTTCACGCGCACTTCACGCTCGGCCGCATCAAAGCCGGACGGCCGGATCAGGATTTTTTTCACTCGACCAGCGGGAGAGAGGCTGGCGCAAAGCGACGGCAACGAAACGAAGTTAAGTGGCAAACCTTGGAGAATTTCGTCGTCGAGCCGGTCCCGTTCGACATCAGCTCGATCGAACTCATCCGCTCCGAGCTGCTTCCGGACGGCGCGCGCCATACGGTGCTCGGCTCCGCCATGCTCAGGTAA
- a CDS encoding Crp/Fnr family transcriptional regulator, which translates to MTRQPLLNVEEILPILNRISVFGALDDTQLYTVFHLLEVEVYKKGDVVFEQGDSPTHIRIVKKGAVRIVENLRETPLELYEFDVGDCFGETAVIGILPHTASAVAIEDCELLVFPREKLFGLYDSDPRLFGLLILNIAREACRRLCQTEEVMLHYALEGHSRK; encoded by the coding sequence ATGACGAGGCAGCCGTTACTCAATGTGGAAGAGATCCTGCCGATCCTGAACCGGATTTCGGTTTTCGGCGCATTGGATGATACGCAGCTCTATACCGTCTTCCATCTGCTCGAAGTGGAAGTCTATAAAAAGGGCGACGTTGTTTTTGAGCAGGGCGACAGTCCCACCCATATCCGCATTGTTAAAAAGGGCGCGGTCCGCATCGTCGAAAACCTGCGCGAAACCCCGCTGGAACTGTATGAATTTGATGTGGGCGACTGTTTCGGCGAGACCGCGGTGATCGGAATTCTACCGCACACCGCCAGCGCCGTGGCCATTGAAGACTGCGAACTGCTCGTCTTTCCCCGCGAAAAGCTGTTTGGGCTTTACGATTCCGATCCCAGGCTTTTCGGGCTGCTGATTCTCAATATCGCCCGCGAGGCCTGCCGGCGCCTTTGCCAGACCGAAGAAGTGATGCTCCACTACGCCCTCGAAGGTCACTCCAGAAAATAG